In Bacteriovorax stolpii, a single genomic region encodes these proteins:
- the tatA gene encoding twin-arginine translocase TatA/TatE family subunit, which yields MFGLGAGELLLIFVIAILFLGPKKIPELAKGLGQAVREFQKARDEMMNEINKPHTPAEQGKKADVEVVAQKVESPEAKTDSSESTKES from the coding sequence ATGTTTGGATTAGGTGCTGGTGAATTATTGTTAATTTTTGTGATCGCGATCCTATTTCTAGGGCCGAAAAAGATCCCAGAACTAGCAAAAGGTCTTGGTCAAGCAGTGCGTGAATTTCAAAAAGCACGCGACGAAATGATGAACGAGATCAACAAGCCTCATACCCCAGCTGAGCAAGGGAAAAAGGCAGACGTAGAAGTTGTTGCTCAAAAAGTCGAATCACCTGAAGCCAAAACTGACTCATCTGAATCTACAAAAGAGTCGTAA
- a CDS encoding DMT family protein, with translation MFQSLGLLVISNLFMTFAWYGHLKSNQHSKLWMVILVSWGIAFFEYCFQVPANRIGIQHMNIAQLKVAQEVITMTVFGLFAVLYMKVPLTKNFLYASICLVMAAFFMFRDRV, from the coding sequence ATGTTTCAAAGTTTAGGCCTTCTGGTTATTTCTAACCTCTTTATGACGTTTGCCTGGTACGGGCATTTAAAAAGCAATCAGCATTCAAAATTATGGATGGTTATTCTCGTTTCATGGGGAATCGCTTTTTTCGAATACTGCTTTCAGGTTCCGGCCAACAGGATCGGAATCCAGCACATGAATATCGCCCAGCTTAAAGTCGCTCAGGAAGTTATTACGATGACTGTCTTTGGGCTTTTTGCCGTTTTATATATGAAAGTTCCGCTGACAAAAAACTTTCTCTATGCCAGTATCTGTCTGGTGATGGCGGCGTTTTTTATGTTCAGGGATAGAGTCTAA
- the secD gene encoding protein translocase subunit SecD, whose product MKTNWWVRFSVLLVLIAAAVIVLLPTVMKFDENGSYPVKSKINLGLDLQGGLYMVLGIDFKKVYRDEIQTSARKIESLLKDEEIGLTIGALDATDPMDPKQAIALNKASDMENAKKKIKTIFGNTIRITKEEGEKLEIAMAHAVKTQIEQQSVGKSIEVIRNRIDEFGVTEPEIIAQGEDRIVVQLPGVRDIERAKELIGKTAKLEFKIVNDTIPPQTLQAWMEKAKAAGIVYKKGERFSEYIKKMNEFLAKDIPEGHELAFEKSPTHDESLNIPYVIEATPRITGDDLADARVQIDPQKNQPYVSMEFKTQGSKRFEETTGANVGRRMAVVLDGNVYSAPMIQGKIAGGHAQITLGGGANFNKTMTEARDLALVLRAGALPVQLDFLEQRTVGPNLGNDSIEKAKVASYIGCGLVFLFALVYYKFSGVIAIVTLLLNVLFTVAILVAIDATLTLPGIAGIALTVGMAVDSNIIIFEKIRDEVRKGISSYKAFDMGYNSALWTILDAHITQAAAGFCLLNFGTGPIRGFAITLLIGIAVTVYTAYYVSKILYELYMEKTDAKELSI is encoded by the coding sequence ATGAAGACCAACTGGTGGGTACGCTTCAGTGTACTACTCGTTCTTATTGCCGCAGCGGTAATCGTATTACTACCAACAGTGATGAAGTTTGATGAAAATGGATCTTATCCGGTCAAATCAAAAATCAATCTAGGTCTAGACCTTCAAGGTGGTCTATACATGGTTCTAGGGATCGACTTTAAAAAAGTTTATCGCGATGAAATCCAGACAAGTGCCAGAAAGATTGAATCACTTCTTAAAGATGAAGAGATCGGTTTAACAATCGGTGCTCTTGATGCCACAGACCCAATGGACCCAAAACAGGCCATTGCTCTTAACAAAGCTTCTGACATGGAAAATGCCAAGAAAAAAATCAAAACGATTTTTGGCAATACAATCAGAATCACTAAAGAAGAAGGTGAAAAACTAGAGATTGCTATGGCCCACGCGGTTAAGACTCAAATTGAGCAGCAGTCAGTAGGTAAATCAATCGAAGTTATCAGAAACCGTATCGATGAATTCGGGGTTACAGAACCAGAAATTATCGCTCAAGGTGAAGATAGAATCGTTGTTCAGCTTCCAGGTGTTCGCGATATTGAAAGAGCAAAAGAGCTTATTGGTAAAACAGCTAAGCTTGAATTCAAAATCGTAAATGACACAATCCCTCCGCAAACTCTTCAAGCATGGATGGAAAAAGCAAAAGCAGCAGGCATCGTTTATAAAAAAGGCGAGCGCTTCTCTGAATACATCAAAAAAATGAACGAATTCCTGGCAAAAGACATTCCTGAAGGACATGAACTTGCTTTCGAAAAATCTCCAACTCACGACGAGTCTCTTAACATTCCTTACGTGATTGAAGCGACTCCAAGAATTACTGGGGATGACCTGGCAGACGCCCGCGTTCAAATCGACCCACAAAAAAACCAGCCATACGTTTCTATGGAATTTAAAACTCAAGGCTCTAAGCGCTTTGAAGAAACAACTGGTGCAAACGTAGGCCGCAGAATGGCCGTTGTTCTTGACGGTAACGTTTACTCAGCTCCAATGATCCAGGGGAAAATTGCCGGTGGACACGCTCAGATCACTTTAGGTGGTGGAGCAAACTTCAATAAGACAATGACTGAAGCCCGCGACCTTGCTCTTGTTTTAAGAGCTGGTGCTCTTCCTGTTCAGCTTGATTTCCTTGAGCAAAGAACAGTTGGTCCAAACTTAGGTAACGACTCAATTGAGAAAGCAAAAGTTGCTTCTTATATTGGTTGTGGTCTCGTATTCCTTTTTGCCCTTGTTTACTACAAGTTTTCAGGTGTAATTGCGATCGTGACACTTTTATTAAACGTTCTTTTCACAGTTGCTATCTTAGTTGCGATTGATGCCACACTTACCCTTCCAGGGATTGCAGGGATCGCGCTGACAGTAGGGATGGCCGTCGACTCCAACATTATTATCTTTGAGAAGATCAGGGATGAAGTCAGAAAAGGAATCAGCAGCTACAAAGCTTTCGATATGGGATACAACTCGGCCCTTTGGACGATCCTTGATGCCCACATCACTCAAGCAGCAGCAGGTTTCTGTCTACTGAACTTCGGTACAGGTCCAATCAGAGGCTTCGCGATCACGCTTCTCATCGGTATCGCGGTTACGGTATACACAGCGTACTATGTTTCAAAAATCCTATATGAACTATATATGGAAAAAACAGACGCTAAAGAACTGAGTATTTAA
- the yajC gene encoding preprotein translocase subunit YajC gives MLKSLLAIVALSSTNAFAQAAGAAPAQNPIMQFLPLVVVFVIFYFFMIRPQKKKYEEEQALLEKLAKGDEIYTKSGLIGTVHGITDTVVTVEVSEGVRFKVLKNQIGGLYKTLTESAKK, from the coding sequence ATGTTAAAATCACTTTTAGCTATCGTAGCACTTTCGTCAACTAATGCATTCGCTCAAGCAGCAGGTGCAGCTCCAGCGCAAAACCCAATTATGCAATTTCTTCCATTAGTTGTTGTCTTTGTTATTTTCTATTTCTTTATGATCAGACCACAGAAGAAAAAATATGAAGAAGAGCAGGCCCTGCTAGAAAAACTAGCTAAGGGAGATGAAATCTATACTAAATCTGGCCTTATCGGGACAGTTCACGGAATTACTGATACAGTAGTGACTGTAGAAGTTTCTGAAGGCGTGCGTTTCAAAGTTTTAAAGAACCAGATTGGTGGTCTTTATAAAACTCTTACTGAGTCTGCTAAAAAATAA
- a CDS encoding ParA family protein, translating to MGKVISFINQKGGVGKTTMAFNTAFALAQKGKKVLAIDLDPQANLTLLFEAKNNYNLHHLLINSIKELKMIHVPAMLSEILHYSKGNAVVDLIPGGQELSGFDLTVAGINAPRQLILRKFLEINTLKDRYDYIVIDCPPTLGLLVINALCASDGVIIPFKADDFSQKGLEHFYQVLSDISDMGIVKSPDIVLHVPNLVDLRRKQENDDLTKIIEIVDQEIGEGKVFSPFLNKAGLVKSLSGRKSVFDFKGQDFNELREKFTGIADKIEEWANVRQQ from the coding sequence ATGGGAAAAGTTATTAGTTTCATCAATCAAAAAGGTGGCGTTGGTAAAACGACCATGGCCTTCAATACAGCTTTTGCGTTGGCGCAAAAAGGAAAGAAGGTCCTAGCCATCGATCTTGATCCTCAAGCGAATCTCACTCTTTTATTTGAAGCAAAAAATAATTACAATCTTCACCACCTTTTAATTAACTCGATTAAAGAATTAAAGATGATCCACGTTCCGGCGATGCTCTCGGAAATTCTTCATTACTCGAAAGGAAATGCAGTTGTTGATCTGATTCCAGGGGGCCAGGAGCTTTCAGGTTTTGATCTAACAGTGGCCGGAATCAATGCTCCAAGACAGCTGATTCTGAGAAAATTTTTAGAGATCAACACGCTTAAAGACCGCTATGACTATATCGTGATTGATTGCCCGCCGACACTAGGGCTTTTAGTGATCAACGCTCTTTGTGCCAGCGACGGGGTGATCATTCCATTTAAGGCGGATGATTTTTCACAGAAAGGGTTAGAGCATTTTTATCAGGTATTATCCGACATCTCTGATATGGGAATCGTAAAATCTCCGGATATCGTTCTTCATGTGCCTAATTTGGTTGATTTGAGACGAAAACAAGAAAATGATGATTTGACAAAAATTATTGAGATCGTAGATCAGGAAATTGGGGAGGGGAAAGTCTTCTCGCCTTTTTTAAATAAAGCAGGTCTTGTAAAATCACTATCAGGAAGAAAATCCGTTTTTGATTTTAAGGGGCAGGATTTTAATGAGCTTCGCGAGAAGTTCACGGGAATCGCCGACAAGATCGAGGAGTGGGCAAATGTCAGACAACAATAA
- the queA gene encoding tRNA preQ1(34) S-adenosylmethionine ribosyltransferase-isomerase QueA, translating into MSYPENYPEDLLLSSYHYDLPPELIAQRPVDGVNRHQSRLMVYNQKTDTVTHDYFYNLPKYLPADSLIVFNQSKVFPSRLLGNKKSGGKAELFFLSHETNQNGSYPALIKTRSKKNIGDEYTFAAEMKVEVSEIFSDGTFGVKVSLPAGFKNLLDYLETHALIPIPPYIRKGESDEEDKKNYQTVYSKHTGSVAAPTAGLHFTNDLLEKLKESNVERAFVTLHVGLGTFKPVTVAHLKDHVMHSEEYFVDEENLSKIRNAKNVFAVGTTSLRVLESSYGKDISPNEHYKTQIFLHPGVDVKSVSGLITNFHLPESTLLMLVSALIGRTKTLELYELAVKEKYRFFSYGDAMLILR; encoded by the coding sequence ATGAGTTACCCAGAGAATTATCCAGAAGACTTGTTATTATCGTCGTACCACTACGATCTGCCTCCAGAGTTGATTGCCCAAAGACCCGTCGATGGTGTTAACCGCCATCAGTCGCGCCTTATGGTCTATAATCAAAAGACGGACACGGTTACTCATGATTATTTTTATAATCTTCCAAAGTACCTTCCGGCCGATTCATTGATCGTGTTTAATCAGTCCAAAGTTTTTCCTTCAAGGCTTTTAGGAAATAAAAAAAGTGGCGGCAAGGCCGAGCTTTTTTTCCTTTCACATGAAACCAATCAAAATGGAAGTTATCCGGCGTTGATCAAAACCAGATCGAAAAAAAATATCGGAGATGAATACACTTTTGCCGCTGAGATGAAAGTGGAAGTTTCTGAAATCTTCTCCGATGGAACGTTCGGCGTAAAAGTCAGTCTTCCTGCTGGATTTAAAAATCTTCTGGATTACCTTGAGACCCATGCGCTTATTCCTATTCCTCCTTACATTAGAAAAGGGGAAAGTGATGAAGAAGATAAAAAAAATTACCAGACGGTTTATTCAAAACACACCGGCTCTGTGGCCGCACCTACCGCAGGATTACATTTCACCAATGACCTTTTGGAGAAATTAAAAGAATCCAACGTTGAGCGCGCGTTTGTCACTCTTCACGTAGGCCTTGGGACATTTAAGCCGGTGACGGTGGCCCATTTAAAAGATCACGTCATGCACTCGGAAGAGTATTTTGTTGATGAAGAAAATTTATCGAAAATCAGAAACGCTAAAAACGTTTTTGCGGTAGGGACGACTAGTTTAAGAGTGCTTGAGTCGAGTTATGGGAAAGATATTTCTCCCAATGAACACTATAAAACCCAGATCTTTTTGCATCCGGGCGTAGATGTGAAGAGCGTCAGTGGTCTTATCACTAATTTTCACCTCCCCGAATCTACCCTTCTTATGTTAGTCTCAGCTCTTATTGGAAGAACCAAGACCCTGGAGCTTTACGAGCTTGCGGTTAAAGAAAAATACCGCTTCTTTTCTTATGGCGATGCCATGTTGATTTTAAGGTAA
- a CDS encoding fibronectin type III domain-containing protein has translation MGIKTATSLFFLSTMLLVSSCVENPIKIDRKPVETDAKTDGGASGGTTTNGVDSSLVFAGITSIAHTDSTVTLNWTAHASAIAYDVYDIVAGVPVLKLTVVGQASNTTTISGLTPGNTYSYRVRLRTNVGTSDANTNNQSATLDTQSSGPSSLTRIAPGAASSSASTATIRVAGIKSGEIVHLFSDSSCTNEVATGTATSSSIDLVSSTLPLGLATFAVQIENSMGNLSTCSTATATFTRTCPQTFGDFLQVPADNTVGVSADFCVMKYEARIYNNKPFSGSAGAAWNYISQINARTACAALGSGYGLISNPEWQAVARNIEDQSSNWLNGVKGTDYLNRGWSASNWSDGFDNNTTAPSSAANCLYNTAANTCAGAGTFVHKRTHRLSTGEDIWDISGNVEEWVDWSVTCNGTTCDKAYKNGDTVDYWRDYSELDTKISSSDVININTAFSAHPAYNYNNYVGSYNPASLTDREAVMRGGAWYNGGVGGVFNLSFYDPTLAYEQFGFRCTYRP, from the coding sequence ATGGGAATCAAAACGGCCACAAGTCTATTTTTTCTTTCCACCATGCTGCTTGTTTCAAGTTGCGTGGAGAACCCTATTAAAATTGACCGCAAGCCGGTTGAAACCGATGCAAAAACCGACGGTGGAGCTTCTGGTGGCACTACCACGAATGGAGTCGATTCATCTTTAGTTTTTGCAGGGATCACGTCTATCGCTCACACTGATTCAACTGTGACTTTAAACTGGACAGCACACGCCAGCGCTATCGCTTATGATGTCTACGACATTGTGGCAGGTGTTCCCGTATTAAAACTTACAGTCGTAGGCCAGGCTTCAAATACGACAACGATCAGTGGTCTGACTCCAGGGAACACATATTCATACCGCGTACGACTTCGCACGAATGTTGGGACAAGTGATGCCAACACTAACAACCAATCAGCAACTCTTGATACCCAAAGCTCCGGGCCAAGCTCTCTGACAAGAATTGCACCAGGTGCCGCTTCAAGTTCAGCGAGTACAGCAACTATTAGAGTTGCCGGCATAAAATCAGGCGAGATCGTTCACCTGTTTTCTGATTCTTCATGTACAAATGAAGTCGCAACAGGCACGGCCACATCATCAAGCATTGATTTAGTCTCAAGTACTCTTCCTTTGGGTCTTGCTACTTTTGCTGTTCAGATTGAAAACTCTATGGGGAATTTATCAACTTGTTCGACCGCCACAGCGACATTCACTAGAACATGCCCGCAAACCTTTGGTGACTTCCTTCAAGTCCCTGCTGACAATACCGTTGGTGTCTCGGCAGACTTTTGTGTCATGAAATATGAAGCACGCATTTATAACAACAAACCTTTTTCAGGCAGTGCAGGTGCGGCCTGGAATTACATTTCACAAATCAATGCGCGCACCGCCTGTGCAGCTCTTGGAAGTGGTTACGGCCTGATCTCCAATCCTGAATGGCAAGCAGTGGCCAGAAACATTGAAGACCAAAGCAGCAACTGGCTCAACGGTGTAAAAGGGACAGATTATTTAAATCGTGGGTGGAGTGCCAGCAACTGGTCTGATGGATTTGACAATAACACCACTGCACCCTCAAGTGCCGCGAACTGTCTTTATAATACTGCCGCCAACACTTGTGCAGGAGCGGGAACATTCGTGCACAAGCGAACTCACAGGCTTTCAACGGGTGAAGATATTTGGGACATTTCAGGGAACGTTGAAGAATGGGTTGACTGGAGTGTGACTTGTAACGGGACAACTTGTGATAAGGCCTATAAGAATGGCGACACTGTCGATTACTGGCGCGACTACTCTGAGCTCGACACTAAAATCAGCTCAAGTGATGTCATCAACATCAATACGGCCTTCTCGGCCCATCCAGCTTATAATTATAATAATTACGTCGGCTCTTATAACCCAGCTTCATTAACAGACAGAGAAGCCGTCATGAGAGGCGGGGCCTGGTATAATGGTGGAGTCGGGGGTGTTTTCAACCTAAGTTTCTACGATCCAACTCTGGCCTACGAGCAGTTTGGATTCCGCTGTACTTATCGCCCCTAA
- the tgt gene encoding tRNA guanosine(34) transglycosylase Tgt, giving the protein MTTEKKIFKKIAQSKKARAGVITTAHGEIETPIFMPVGTRASVKTMWQEELEEMNAQIILGNTYHLYLRPGHELIEKVGAGLHGFMKWDRAILTDSGGYQVFSLSSMNKVTEEGVTFQSHLDGSRHLISPEKSMEIQRALGSDIVMNFDECPALPATKDRLRESMELTLRWAKRCRDYQLKDHQNLFGIIQGGLHHDLRTECMERLKEMNFEGFALGGLSVGEKNEEMVSFLDNFVHTMPEDKPRYLMGVGKPLDILNGIRAGIDMFDCVLPTRNARNGQFLTKGGPLNIKKERFKEDLLPPDPECNCKVCRKYSRAYIRHLFTVGEYLAGNMITYHNLYFYLQMTRDAREAIKADKFDEFYSSFYNSYTSNMWN; this is encoded by the coding sequence ATGACAACAGAAAAAAAGATATTTAAAAAAATCGCTCAATCAAAAAAGGCCCGCGCAGGTGTGATTACAACTGCCCACGGAGAGATCGAAACGCCGATTTTTATGCCGGTAGGAACGCGTGCTTCAGTTAAGACTATGTGGCAGGAAGAACTAGAGGAGATGAACGCTCAGATCATTCTGGGAAACACGTATCACCTGTATCTTCGTCCGGGTCATGAGCTGATTGAAAAAGTAGGCGCAGGCCTGCATGGTTTCATGAAATGGGACCGCGCCATTTTAACCGACTCTGGTGGATACCAGGTTTTTTCTCTTTCTTCGATGAACAAAGTCACTGAAGAAGGAGTCACTTTTCAATCGCACTTAGATGGATCAAGACATTTAATTTCTCCAGAGAAATCAATGGAGATTCAAAGGGCCTTAGGTTCAGATATCGTTATGAACTTTGATGAATGCCCAGCGCTTCCAGCGACAAAAGATCGTTTGAGAGAAAGCATGGAGCTCACTCTAAGATGGGCCAAACGTTGCCGCGATTATCAACTTAAAGACCATCAAAATCTTTTTGGGATTATCCAGGGTGGATTACATCATGATCTGCGAACTGAGTGTATGGAAAGACTCAAAGAAATGAACTTCGAAGGTTTTGCTCTTGGTGGGCTTTCTGTCGGTGAAAAAAATGAAGAGATGGTGAGCTTCCTAGATAATTTTGTACACACGATGCCAGAAGATAAGCCGCGCTACTTAATGGGCGTTGGAAAGCCATTAGACATCTTAAACGGAATCCGCGCAGGGATTGATATGTTCGACTGCGTTCTTCCAACAAGAAATGCCAGAAACGGGCAGTTCCTCACAAAAGGTGGCCCTCTAAACATTAAAAAAGAACGCTTTAAAGAAGATCTTCTTCCACCAGATCCAGAATGTAATTGTAAGGTTTGTCGCAAATATAGCCGTGCGTATATTCGTCACTTGTTTACGGTCGGAGAATACCTGGCCGGCAACATGATCACGTATCATAACTTGTATTTTTATTTGCAAATGACTCGTGATGCAAGAGAAGCGATTAAGGCGGATAAGTTTGACGAGTTTTACTCATCGTTTTATAACTCTTACACATCAAATATGTGGAACTAA